Proteins from one Nicotiana tabacum cultivar K326 chromosome 23, ASM71507v2, whole genome shotgun sequence genomic window:
- the LOC142177321 gene encoding uncharacterized protein LOC142177321: MAQQIVATCQKFLESATSYDPESTSWMRLAPAKGAESPTSHKWEDVLEMFLGLINCLSEETKLTSEVKKLEAMKEGLYQIRDVLIDKSVGYKETRHQESLVHKKLSKTLGHSSRCVFTLLLYYIYDNIWDIEVENILQSGVKQLRRVLGLFKFVWETAGMKGDLEVQGHLWCIGAENKSFTSSFPSSKTVLVAFYLLLMPGLYRRLVRRQIS; encoded by the exons ATGGCGCAGCAAATAGTTGCAACTTGTCAAAAATTTTTAGAAAGTGCCACTTCTTATGACCCTGAATCCACTTCATGGATGCGCCTCGCACCTGCCAAAGGCGCGGAGTCACCCACTTCTCACAAGTGGGAAGATGTTCTTGAAATGTTTCTCGGCCTTATTAATTGCTTGAGTGAAGAGACAAAATTAACTTCGGAGGTTAAGAAGCTTGAGGCCATGAAAGAAGGGCTTTATCAGATTAGGGATGTTCTGATAGACAAAAGCGTTGGATATAAGGAAACTCGCCACCAGGAGAGTTTAGTGCACAAGAAGTTGAGTAAAACATTGGGTCACTCATCACGATGTGTGTTCACACTTCttctttattatatttatgacaaCATATGGGATATTGAAGTTGAA AATATACTGCAAAGTGGGGTAAAGCAGCTAAGAAGAGTTCTGGGGCTTTTCAAGTTTGTATGGGAAACAGCAGGAATGAAAGGCGACCTAGAAGTACAAGGCCATTTATGGTGCATTGGTGCGGAGAATAAGTCATTTACCTCTTCATTTCCCTCATCCAAAACTGTTCTTGTTGCATTCTATTTGTTGCTGATGCCGGGCTTGTATCGTAGGTTAGTACGGCGCCAGATATCGTAG